In Dehalococcoidia bacterium, the sequence GCCGCGGCCCGCCGGTTCTTGACAGATGCTGCCACTCCAGCGGATGGTATGCGGACGGTTCCGATCGGAACGGATCAAGGTGCCGGCGGAGGTACATCGTGGCGACCTACGTGGTTCTCTGCAATCTCACCGACCAGGGCGCGCGGACGATGCACGACCTGCCCTCACGTCTTGAAAATGCGCGCGCGACCTTCCGGCAGCATGGCGCCGAGCTAAAGCAACTCTTCTTCGCGATGGGCGTGTATGACTACGTGGTCGTTGCCGAAGCGCCGGACGACGAGACGATGTCGCGCGTCTCGATGTCGGTGAGCAGCCAGGGCAACGTACGGACGTCTTCGTTTCGCGTGTTCA encodes:
- a CDS encoding GYD domain-containing protein, with amino-acid sequence MATYVVLCNLTDQGARTMHDLPSRLENARATFRQHGAELKQLFFAMGVYDYVVVAEAPDDETMSRVSMSVSSQGNVRTSSFRVFTEDELLKLVEALS